The following nucleotide sequence is from Staphylococcus chromogenes.
TGTATTTACTGAAATTGCATTGAAAAATAAAGGCATAAAAATCTTACCTTTTAGTGCAGATAATATTACTGAAGGGTTAACAGTCATCGTAGGAAATGCTTTTAAAGATACGCATGAAGAAGTTAAAAAAGCGAATGAATTAAACTTAAAAGTGATTCGTTATCATGATTTCTTAGGAGAAGTCATCAACCAATATACCTCTGTAGCGGTGACAGGGGCACACGGCAAAACATCAACAACGGGATTATTATCTCATGTAATGAACGGTGACAAAAAAACATCATTTTTAATCGGAGACGGTACAGGAATGGGGTTACCGCAAAGTGAATATTTTGCATTTGAAGCTTGCGAATATCGTCGCCATTTCTTAAGCTATGCTCCTGATTATGCAATTATTACAAATATTGATTTTGATCATCCAGATTATTTTGCCGATATAGATGATGTTGTCAATGCCTTCCAAGGCATGGCAAGTAATGTTAAGAAAGCCATTATCGCATGGGGAGACGACCCACATATTAAGGACATTAAAGTTGATGTTCCTGTTTATTATTATGGTTTTGATTCTTCAATGGATATTTATGCGGATAACATTGAAATCACGGATAAAGGTACTGCTTTTGATGTCTATATTAGAGGAGAGTTCTATGATCACTTTATTACTCCACAATATGGCAACCATAATATTCTAAATGCATTAGCGGTCCTTGCTATTGCTTATATGGAAAAATTAGATACGCAAAATATTAAAGATGCGCTCATTACTTTTGGTGGTGTTAAACGTCGCTTTAATGAGATTTTTACTAAAAATCAAGTATTAGTTGATGATTATGCACACCATCCAAGAGAAATAAGTGCTACAATTGAGACAGCTAGAAAAAAATATCCAAACAAAGAAGTTGTGGCGATTTTTCAACCCCACACATTCTCTAGAACAAAAGCATTTTTACAAGAATTTGCTGATGTACTTAATCAAGCAGATTCAGTATATCTATGTGATATTTTCGGTTCTATTCGAGAAAATACGGGTGAATTGACAATTAATGACCTTCTTGAACTTGTTGAGAATGGACGCTTAATTTCAGAATCATCCGTTGAAATGCTCGAAAAACATGATAATGCTGTTATACTATTTATGGGTGCTGGTGACATTCAGAAAGTATTAAAAGCTTATTTAGAAAAAATCGGCGTAGAACATAGTTTTTGATGTTTGAGCACTGGGAGTTTGGGTATCTATATAAAATAAATAGCATATTTTAAAAGTCAATAGGAGGCGTTTACGAATGGAATGGATTTTACCACTCGCAGGAATTATTGCTGCCATCGCATTCTTAATCTTATGTATTGGAATCGTTGTAGTGTTAGTTTCTGTAAAGAAAAACTTGGATCATGTTGCTAAAACACTTGATGGTGTGGAAGGACAAATTCAAGGTATTACACGCGAATCTACGGATTTACTTCATAAAGCTAATCGCTTAACTGAAGATATCCAAGATAAATCAAATCGTTTAAACTCTGTAGTTGATGCTGTTAAAGGCGTTGGCGAATCAGTTCAAACATTAAATGGTTCGGTTGATCGTGTAACGCACTCAATTACGAATAACATTTCACAAAATGAAGACAAGATTTCTCAAGTTGTTCAATGGTCAAATGTTGCGATGGAAATTGCTGATAAATGGCAAAACCGTCAAAGTCGTAGAAACAGTGCAACTTACAAAACGAATAATGTGTCATCTGATGCACATCGTGGTTCAAATTCAAATTCATCTATTTCTAACAAAGAGTTAGTAAATAATGAATATGAAAATAAAGATCTTCAAGATTTTAATACGAACCCAGAATCAGTTAACACAAAGTACACAACTTTAAATGATGCTGATTCTAATCGTCAATCTTCAACTCAACATACTTCAACTAATAAAGAATTAGTGAACAATGAGTATGAAAACAAAGACTTAGATGATTTCAACACAAATCCTGAATCAGTTAACACAAAATACACAACATTAAATAATGATTCAAATCGTAAGTAAGTCGACGGTTAGTTGAATAAGTCTTGATTACACGCACTTAAATGAGGTACATACTTTGTTTAAGTGCTTTTATTTTAAGGAGGCATAAAAATGGAAAAATACAATCGTGATTTGCATTCAAAAGGTTTAGAAAGTTATGAGGTTTCTCAATATGATCGAGAAGCACCTCAGCGTTTAGATTTAGTTTTTGGTTTTGTTGCAGGTGCTGTATTAGGGAGTTCATTAGGATTGTTATTAAAACCAACACTAGAAGCAAAATCTAAGAAAAAAGAGCAAGTGAAAACAAAAAAAGTGAATGACCAAAATTCAACATTACGTGATGAAGCTAAACGTAAAGCAGAAGCGTTAAAAGCACAAGCACAACGTGTACGAAAAGATTCTCAACGTGAACGTAGTGTATTAACTGATTCAGAAGACCCATCATCAAAAGAATTAGCTGCGCAACGACGTGCGATTCAAAGTGAAGTTGATAGCGACCGTTTAGAAGGACAAACATCAAAATCTGCACGTGAGGAAAATAACGGTCAAAATACAGCAGGTGTTGCAACAGCAGGGGTGACTGCTTCTGGATTAGCACAAGCTGCGAAAAATAGTGACCAACAAAAAGAAAATGAAACATCAATTTCATCTGATTCCAAAGATGATGCAATGGCGGCACAACAACGTGCAATTCGTGCAGAAGTAGATTCAGATCGCTTAGAAGGACAAACTGGACCTACTGCTACAGCACAAGCAGAAGGTAAAGATGAAAAACTAAGTCAAGAAAAATCAAATCAACAAAAGACCTCAGAAAACACTGCTTCATTAGGTGCTCAACGTCGTTTGCTTAACGGCAACAAAAAAGAATCAACTACGACTTCTGCTAACAAAGAAAATGATTTTAGTAAAAAAGATGCGAAATTTGAAAATGGCGTAGTGACACATGACTCAGATAAAGATTTTACACTTTCTGATCATAATGAAAAAGTGAAAGAAGAAGCTAAAAAAACTAACAGTAAAGTAGATAAGCATACTTTTAATAAGTAACTTTAAATAACAAAATTAGCGTAACGTTTTTACATCGAATGAATGAATAAGAACCTATCTTGTTCTTGTTCATTCATTTTTTTGTAGCTTTTTTAACCGATAGCAACTACGATACTATTAATGGTAATATAAATGAGAATTTTCAAAAAATTTAGCCTAATTTTAGAAGATGGGTTGAAATAATCATATATTCTTGTTAGAATACGAAATATCACTAGTTATTTTACCGCTTTAAAGCAAGTGAGAAAATTTAAGTTGGGGTGAATTTCATGACGAATCATTTAGAAACGTACAGAAAAGAAATCGAAGACATTAACGAACAGATTTTAACATTACTTTCCAAACGAGGTGAGCTCGCTAAAAAAATAGGCGAGGAAAAAAGAAAACAAAGTACAGTGATTTATGACCCTCAAAGAGAAAAAGAAATGTTAAATTCGTTAATTGATAAAAATCAAGGACCTTTCAATGACAATGTCATTAAACAGTTGTTTAAGGAAATTTTTAAAGCCTCAACTGATTTACAAAAGTCTGATAATGAAAAACATTTATACGTCTCTCGTAAACTTAAACCTGAAGATACAATTGTGACGTTTGAAAACGGCGGGAAAATTGGAGAGGGACTTAAATCTTTCGTATTTGGTCCGTGCTCAGTAGAATCCTACGAACAAGTTGAAGCAGTTGCTAAAAATTTAAAAGAAAAAGGTGAAAAATTTATTCGAGGTGGCGCTTTTAAACCAAGAACTTCACCATATGACTTCCAAGGATTAGGCGAAGAAGGCTTAAAGATTTTGAAGCAAATTAAAGATAAATACGACCTTAATGTTGTAAGTGAGATTGTCCACCCAAATGATTTTGCGATTGCAGACCAATATTTAGATGTATTCCAAATTGGCGCACGTAATATGCAAAACTTCGAATTACTAAAAGAAGCAGGGCGAACAAACAAACCTATTTTATTGAAACGTGGTTTATCAGCAACGATTGAAGAATTCACATATGCAGCAGAGTACATTGCCAGTCAAGGTAATCAAAATATTATTTTATGTGAACGCGGTATTCGCACATACGAAAAAGCGACACGAAATACATTAGATATTTCTGCGGTACCTATTTTAAAACAAGGCACACATCTTCCTGTTTTAGTTGATGTGACGCATAGTACAGGTCGTAAAGATATAATGTTACCTGCAGCTAAAGCAGCATTGGCGATTGGCGCAGATGGGGTGATGGCTGAAGTTCATCCTGATCCAGCAGTAGCTTTAAGTGATAGTGCACAACAAATGAATTTAGAAGAGTTTGATTCATTCTACAATGAAATCAAACCTCTTTCAGAAATGTACAATAACAAAACACTTAAATAAATACTTGTTTATTTTAAAAGGGGAGAATTCTTGAAATTTTCTCCTTTTATTATCGTTTAAATACATATAATTACTATTATTTCGTGACAAACCTATGACATGAAGATTTTTATATTTCTAATCTATCGATATTATGGTAAACTTTGAAAATGTGATGAAAACGGAATATAATAATAGAGTAAGCGTTTACAAGGAGGTAGAAATATGACAGTAACCATATATGATGTCGCTCGTGAAGCCCGTGTTTCAATGGCGACTGTATCACGTGTTGTAAATGGAAATCAAAATGTTAAACCTGAAACAAGGGAAAAAGTTAATGAAGTCATTAAACGATTAAATTATCGTCCAAATGCTGTTGCAAGAGGTTTAGCAAGTAAGAAAACAACTACAGTCGGTGTGATTATACCTGATATTTCTAATATTTATTATTCTCAACTTGCGAGAGGATTAGAAGATATTGCAACGATGTATAAATATCATACAATCATTTCGAATTCAGATGATGATCCTGAAAAAGAAAAAGAGATTTTTAACAATTTATTAAGTAAACAAGTGGATGGCATTATCTTTTTAGGTGGCACACTGACGACTGAAATTAAAGACCAAATTTCAAAAGCCTCTATACCCGTTGTTGTTTCAGGCACAAACGGAAAAGACGACGGTATTGCTTCAGTAAATATTGACTTTAAAAAAGCGAGCCAAGAAATCACTGAGCAATTAATTAAATCAGGTGCAAATAAGTTTGCGTTTGTAGGTGGAGGCTATTCTAAAAAAGCCCAAGACGATGCACTCGAAGGATTAAAACAACAATTATCTGAACATCAATTAGAAGTGGATAGTCATCTTTTATATGTAGGGAACGAAACATATAAAGATGGAATACGTGCGTTTGAAAAATTAAGTGCTTACCAACCAGACGCTGTGCTTTCAATCAGTGATGAACAAGCGATTGGGATTGTACACGGTGCGATGGATCACGGGCTAAATGTACCTGAAGATATTCAAGTTATCAGTTTTAATAATACACGTCTCGTTGAAATGGTACGCCCACAACTTTCAAGTGTAATACAACCGCTATATGATATTGGGGCTGTTGGCATGCGTTTATTAACGAAATATATGAATAATGAAGAAATCGAAGAACCCAATGTGATTTTACCTCATAAAATCAGATACCGCGGAACAACCAAAGTTTAATAATAAAACCCTTGTTTCTCAAAAGTCACTCAAAAAGCGTCAATCTTACACAGCTTTAAGAGTTCCTCCTTGAATCAAGGGTTTTTGTTATAGAATAAAGTCATATGAATAGGGTTTAAAACCAATTTTTAATCTTATTCGCCACACTTTGATTTTTATCAGTAATCTCTTGAGTTCTTGGAATATTTTGAAAATCAGGAAATGTCTCTTCCCAAGTTTCAGGAAGCGAAATCGAGCTATAATGTTGCCATTTGGTTAACCAAGATTCAGGTAAACGTCCAGTTAATGGGGGGTGATCGATAAGGCTTAAATAGACGTGACTCCAAGCGCGGGGCACTACTCGCCAAATATTGTAGCCACCACCACCAAGCATGAGGACTTTTCCGTTGGCATA
It contains:
- the murC gene encoding UDP-N-acetylmuramate--L-alanine ligase — its product is MTKYHFVGIKGAGMSSLAQIIHDLGYDVQGSDIEQYVFTEIALKNKGIKILPFSADNITEGLTVIVGNAFKDTHEEVKKANELNLKVIRYHDFLGEVINQYTSVAVTGAHGKTSTTGLLSHVMNGDKKTSFLIGDGTGMGLPQSEYFAFEACEYRRHFLSYAPDYAIITNIDFDHPDYFADIDDVVNAFQGMASNVKKAIIAWGDDPHIKDIKVDVPVYYYGFDSSMDIYADNIEITDKGTAFDVYIRGEFYDHFITPQYGNHNILNALAVLAIAYMEKLDTQNIKDALITFGGVKRRFNEIFTKNQVLVDDYAHHPREISATIETARKKYPNKEVVAIFQPHTFSRTKAFLQEFADVLNQADSVYLCDIFGSIRENTGELTINDLLELVENGRLISESSVEMLEKHDNAVILFMGAGDIQKVLKAYLEKIGVEHSF
- a CDS encoding bifunctional 3-deoxy-7-phosphoheptulonate synthase/chorismate mutase is translated as MTNHLETYRKEIEDINEQILTLLSKRGELAKKIGEEKRKQSTVIYDPQREKEMLNSLIDKNQGPFNDNVIKQLFKEIFKASTDLQKSDNEKHLYVSRKLKPEDTIVTFENGGKIGEGLKSFVFGPCSVESYEQVEAVAKNLKEKGEKFIRGGAFKPRTSPYDFQGLGEEGLKILKQIKDKYDLNVVSEIVHPNDFAIADQYLDVFQIGARNMQNFELLKEAGRTNKPILLKRGLSATIEEFTYAAEYIASQGNQNIILCERGIRTYEKATRNTLDISAVPILKQGTHLPVLVDVTHSTGRKDIMLPAAKAALAIGADGVMAEVHPDPAVALSDSAQQMNLEEFDSFYNEIKPLSEMYNNKTLK
- the ccpA gene encoding catabolite control protein A yields the protein MTVTIYDVAREARVSMATVSRVVNGNQNVKPETREKVNEVIKRLNYRPNAVARGLASKKTTTVGVIIPDISNIYYSQLARGLEDIATMYKYHTIISNSDDDPEKEKEIFNNLLSKQVDGIIFLGGTLTTEIKDQISKASIPVVVSGTNGKDDGIASVNIDFKKASQEITEQLIKSGANKFAFVGGGYSKKAQDDALEGLKQQLSEHQLEVDSHLLYVGNETYKDGIRAFEKLSAYQPDAVLSISDEQAIGIVHGAMDHGLNVPEDIQVISFNNTRLVEMVRPQLSSVIQPLYDIGAVGMRLLTKYMNNEEIEEPNVILPHKIRYRGTTKV